One window from the genome of Pedococcus badiiscoriae encodes:
- a CDS encoding MarR family winged helix-turn-helix transcriptional regulator, giving the protein MSAGGVEAAAAPPPDDVDHIVEAWRRERPDLDVAPLHILSRVSRLARRLDLDRGQAFARHQLEGWEFDVLSALRRAGHPYELSPGQLIRQTLVTSGTMTNRVDRLERRGLVGRTPDPTDRRGVIVRLTPAGQRTVDDAMADLLDRERDLLAELSTSDRDELAAMLRRLLSPFET; this is encoded by the coding sequence ATGAGTGCGGGAGGCGTGGAGGCGGCCGCGGCTCCCCCTCCCGACGACGTCGACCACATCGTCGAGGCCTGGCGGCGCGAGCGCCCCGACCTCGACGTGGCCCCCTTGCACATCCTGTCCAGGGTCTCCCGACTGGCTCGCCGCCTCGACCTCGACCGCGGCCAGGCCTTCGCCCGCCACCAGCTGGAGGGGTGGGAGTTCGACGTGCTGTCGGCCCTGCGCCGGGCAGGGCACCCGTACGAGCTGTCCCCCGGCCAGCTGATCCGCCAGACCCTGGTCACCAGCGGGACCATGACGAACCGGGTGGACCGTCTGGAACGTCGCGGGCTGGTGGGTCGCACCCCTGATCCCACCGACCGTCGCGGGGTCATCGTGCGGCTCACTCCAGCCGGTCAGCGCACCGTGGACGACGCGATGGCCGACCTGCTCGACCGGGAACGCGATCTGCTCGCCGAGCTGTCGACGAGCGACCGCGACGAGCTGGCAGCGATGCTCCGGCGGCTGCTGTCACCCTTCGAGACCTGA
- a CDS encoding 4-(cytidine 5'-diphospho)-2-C-methyl-D-erythritol kinase: MTSAALPPSSVTVRVPAKVNLELLVGAPRGDGYHPLSTIFHAVNLFDEVTVMSAPEWGLAVSGPQSFGVPVDGTNLAARAAQKLAEVAGIDEAVHLTIRKDIPVAGGMAGGSADAAATLVACDVLWGTGLSRPELEEIAAGLGSDVPFLLGGGTAMGSGRGERLAPVLARGSYHWVFALSEAGLSTPAVYAECDRLRGDRAVPDPSPSAEMMTALRSGDARALGAALSNDLQAAAISLMPALGDVLDAGLEFGALGGIVSGSGPTVAFLAESNEAALDLAVSLTASGAVQDVRRATGPAHGAHVISAPRPG; the protein is encoded by the coding sequence CCCGGCGAAGGTCAACCTCGAGCTGCTCGTCGGGGCGCCTCGGGGGGACGGGTACCACCCGCTGTCCACGATCTTCCACGCGGTCAACCTCTTCGACGAGGTGACCGTGATGAGCGCGCCCGAGTGGGGGCTGGCGGTGTCGGGGCCGCAGTCCTTCGGAGTGCCCGTCGACGGCACCAACCTGGCGGCTCGCGCCGCCCAGAAGCTCGCGGAGGTGGCCGGAATCGACGAGGCCGTCCACCTGACCATCCGCAAGGACATCCCGGTGGCTGGCGGCATGGCCGGCGGGTCCGCCGACGCCGCGGCGACACTGGTCGCGTGCGACGTGCTGTGGGGGACCGGCCTAAGCCGCCCGGAGCTCGAGGAGATCGCAGCGGGGCTCGGCAGCGACGTGCCCTTCCTGCTCGGGGGCGGCACCGCGATGGGTTCGGGCCGCGGCGAACGGCTGGCGCCGGTGTTGGCGCGCGGCAGCTACCACTGGGTCTTTGCCCTCAGCGAGGCCGGCCTCTCGACCCCGGCCGTGTATGCCGAGTGTGACCGCCTGCGGGGCGACCGCGCCGTCCCGGACCCGTCGCCGAGCGCCGAGATGATGACGGCCCTGCGTTCCGGCGATGCGCGGGCGCTGGGCGCGGCGTTGTCGAACGACCTGCAGGCAGCGGCGATCTCGCTGATGCCGGCCTTGGGCGACGTGCTCGACGCAGGGCTCGAGTTCGGTGCCCTGGGAGGCATAGTCTCCGGCTCCGGTCCGACGGTCGCCTTCCTTGCCGAGTCCAACGAGGCCGCCCTCGACCTGGCGGTGTCCCTGACGGCCTCCGGGGCGGTTCAGGACGTGCGTCGGGCCACCGGTCCGGCGCACGGGGCCCACGTCATCAGCGCTCCGCGGCCGGGCTGA
- a CDS encoding ABC-F family ATP-binding cassette domain-containing protein: protein MVNLISVERASLALGTAQVLDEVSLGVLGGDRIGVVGRNGGGKTTLLRVLAGQLEVDSGRVTRAGVSRVGVLAQEDVLDPGHTVREAVLGDLAEHVWAGDPRIRDVLTGLLGGIGAEAVGGFDARVGPLSGGERRRLALAALLVQDPTVLFLDEPTNHLDVEGVAWLAEHLVRHRARPDNAVVAITHDRWFLDAIATTTWEVVDGTVNAFDGGYAAYVLAKAERERMAAVTAERRDNLLRKELAWLRRGPPARTSKPKFRIDAANTLIADEPPPRDDVELMRFATTRLGKDVVDLVDASVTLGDRLLLDRITWHLAPGERVGIVGVNGAGKSTLLRAIAGTVPLSSGKRKQGVTVKLAYLTQEVRELERYADWRVIEAIEDVRKYIRLGKKEISASQLAQRLGFTGGRQQTRVSDLSGGERRRLQLTRLLMDEPNVLLLDEPTNDLDIETLTSLEDVLDGWAGTLLVVSHDRYLLERACDKQVALMGDGKIRELPGGVEQYLELRRGAPAPTPATVATPGGTAPSGPAAAAAASAPSHGPAELREARKDMARVEKQLARLAEREERIHAEMAASATDHATVLTLNGQLRAIVDEREALELEWLAAAEIVG from the coding sequence ATGGTCAACCTCATCAGCGTCGAGCGCGCGTCCCTGGCCCTCGGCACCGCCCAGGTGCTCGACGAGGTCTCCCTCGGCGTGCTCGGTGGCGACCGCATCGGTGTCGTCGGGCGCAACGGCGGGGGCAAGACCACCTTGCTGCGCGTCCTCGCCGGGCAGCTCGAGGTGGACTCGGGGAGGGTGACGCGGGCAGGTGTGTCGCGGGTCGGCGTGCTCGCCCAGGAGGACGTGCTCGACCCCGGCCACACGGTTCGTGAGGCGGTCCTCGGCGACCTCGCCGAGCACGTCTGGGCCGGCGACCCGCGGATCCGCGACGTCCTCACGGGCCTCCTCGGCGGGATCGGTGCCGAGGCAGTCGGTGGCTTCGACGCGCGCGTCGGTCCGCTGTCCGGTGGAGAGCGTCGGCGTCTGGCGTTGGCCGCCCTGCTGGTGCAGGACCCGACGGTGCTGTTCCTCGACGAGCCGACCAACCACCTCGATGTCGAGGGCGTGGCCTGGCTCGCCGAGCACCTCGTGCGCCACCGCGCCCGCCCCGACAACGCCGTCGTCGCCATCACGCACGACCGGTGGTTCCTCGACGCGATCGCCACTACCACCTGGGAGGTCGTCGACGGCACGGTGAACGCCTTCGACGGTGGCTACGCGGCATACGTCCTGGCGAAGGCCGAGCGCGAGCGGATGGCTGCCGTCACGGCGGAGCGCCGCGACAACCTGCTCCGCAAGGAGCTCGCCTGGCTGCGCCGCGGGCCGCCGGCGCGCACCAGCAAACCCAAGTTCCGCATCGACGCGGCCAACACGCTCATCGCCGACGAGCCGCCCCCGCGCGACGACGTCGAGCTGATGCGTTTCGCCACGACCAGGCTCGGCAAGGACGTGGTCGACCTCGTCGACGCTTCGGTGACCCTCGGCGACCGTCTGTTGCTGGACCGCATCACGTGGCACCTCGCGCCAGGCGAGCGGGTCGGCATCGTCGGCGTGAACGGCGCCGGCAAGTCGACCCTCCTGCGGGCGATCGCCGGGACGGTCCCGCTGTCGTCGGGCAAGCGGAAGCAGGGCGTCACGGTCAAGCTCGCCTACCTCACCCAGGAGGTGCGTGAGCTGGAGCGGTATGCCGACTGGCGCGTCATCGAGGCGATCGAGGACGTCCGCAAGTACATCCGCCTGGGCAAGAAGGAGATCAGCGCCTCCCAGCTCGCCCAGCGGCTCGGCTTCACCGGCGGGCGCCAGCAGACCCGCGTCTCCGACCTGTCCGGCGGCGAGCGGCGGCGCCTGCAGCTGACCCGCCTCCTGATGGACGAGCCGAACGTGCTGCTGCTCGACGAGCCCACCAACGACCTGGACATCGAGACCCTGACGTCGCTCGAGGACGTCCTCGACGGCTGGGCGGGCACGCTGCTCGTCGTGTCTCACGACCGCTACCTGCTGGAGCGGGCCTGCGACAAGCAGGTCGCCCTGATGGGCGATGGCAAGATCCGCGAGCTCCCAGGTGGCGTCGAGCAGTACCTCGAGCTGCGCCGCGGGGCGCCCGCGCCGACGCCGGCCACCGTTGCCACGCCCGGCGGAACCGCGCCGAGCGGACCCGCGGCTGCGGCTGCGGCTTCTGCCCCGAGCCACGGCCCTGCCGAGCTGCGGGAAGCCCGCAAGGACATGGCGCGGGTGGAGAAGCAGCTCGCACGGCTGGCTGAGCGCGAGGAACGGATCCATGCCGAGATGGCGGCGTCGGCCACCGACCACGCCACGGTGCTGACCCTCAACGGGCAGCTGCGCGCCATCGTCGACGAGCGCGAAGCCCTCGAGCTCGAGTGGCTGGCCGCGGCCGAGATCGTCGGCTGA